Below is a genomic region from Pseudomonadota bacterium.
ATTCGAAAAGCTTTTTTAAAAGCAATTGAAGAGGGAGATACAGAAAATCTTCCTGAGCGTGTTTATACCCTCGGATTCGTCAAAAGTTATGCAACCTACTTAGAGCTCGATAAAGACTCAATTCTCCTTGAGTATCAAAAAGAAAATAATACAAGTAAAGAACCTGATTTCTCTTCTTTTCCAGATGCTCTTCCTAAAAAAAGCACGCCGTCTTATCTAAGTTATCTCATTGGTCTCATAATCATCATTTTGGGCATTGGGCTTTGGATTTATTTTAACTCAGATATGTCTTCCCTTTTTAATTCCTCTCTTCCCCCTTCCCCACAACCTTTAAATTCTACCCCAGTCAAAACAATTGAACTTCCTTCCTCTTTGCCTAGCCTTTCCTCTGAAACCAAAGAGCCTTCTTTTGATCACACTCCTTTGTTATCTCCTGATCAAAATAATAACGCCTCTTCATCCCCCGAGAGCTCTACCGAAACTTCCCTCACTGAAACTTCGTCCATTGAAGACTTTCCTTCAGAAAAAAATCCTTCAGAATCCTCCGCAAGCCCGCTTTCGCCTTCTGAAGAAGATTCTTCTCTTTCTTCTCCTGCTGC
It encodes:
- a CDS encoding helix-turn-helix domain-containing protein, with product MKNKKMSVPAREVEDKNISNTSSSPIGALLRKKREEHKIPLDKASQQLCIRKAFLKAIEEGDTENLPERVYTLGFVKSYATYLELDKDSILLEYQKENNTSKEPDFSSFPDALPKKSTPSYLSYLIGLIIIILGIGLWIYFNSDMSSLFNSSLPPSPQPLNSTPVKTIELPSSLPSLSSETKEPSFDHTPLLSPDQNNNASSSPESSTETSLTETSSIEDFPSEKNPSESSASPLSPSEEDSSLSSPAAPPEILLTAKERVWVQITNASGVPSYTKIMQPGEFYKLPSGDDAYLTIGNAGGLEISLDHKVMPPLGKSGQVIRNFSLNSQKLLEQLPPKIDTP